The Clostridiaceae bacterium HFYG-1003 genome includes a window with the following:
- a CDS encoding DUF2200 domain-containing protein produces MTEHRVYRMSFARVYPLLVAKAEKKGRTRAEVDEIIRWLTGYSQDMLDSQIAQEVDYETFFREAPLLNPSRQLIQGVVCGVRVENIEDPVMREVRYLDKLIDELAKGKAMSKILRSEKLTPPAVDRPE; encoded by the coding sequence ATGACCGAACACCGAGTTTATCGCATGAGCTTTGCCCGGGTTTATCCACTGCTCGTAGCGAAAGCAGAGAAGAAAGGCAGAACCCGAGCTGAAGTGGATGAAATCATCCGGTGGCTTACCGGATACTCTCAGGATATGCTGGACAGTCAAATCGCACAGGAAGTCGATTATGAGACATTTTTCCGGGAGGCCCCTCTCCTGAACCCCTCCCGCCAATTAATTCAGGGCGTAGTCTGCGGGGTCCGGGTCGAGAATATCGAAGACCCTGTGATGCGTGAAGTCCGGTATTTGGACAAGCTGATTGATGAACTGGCCAAAGGCAAGGCCATGAGCAAAATTCTTCGAAGTGAGAAGCTGACTCCTCCGGCAGTCGACCGGCCGGAGTAA
- a CDS encoding DNA repair exonuclease: protein MEKIKILHCADWHLGSSLWSIPEHAAQRAVELLGSFRRMTRLCQKEQVDLLLIAGDLFEGTNIDPAVVASVKEYLADISSRVFIAPGNHDYAALDSPFLDPDWSDNVHIFRGGLERVDLPDLPVSVYGAAFTGSRQEEVLLPQSDPDCAGRIRLGVFHADVVGTGQSSGYHGIQPEQIRATGLDYLALGHIHKCSGIQRVGHTTWAYPGIPDGRGFDETGRKGVYLGTVQAGAADLQFESLSSRQYLIEPVDVSSFRTEAQAEAAILAQLKERHGDSYADHFYRIRLTGRVGLETVLPWTVIENRLAETLHYVQLQDETRMEVDFDNLAQETSLRGIFVRKMLEAVAGGDEAQNNRMRQALEAGLRALEGQVIDCDH from the coding sequence TTGGAAAAGATTAAAATACTGCATTGCGCGGACTGGCATCTGGGGTCATCCCTTTGGTCCATTCCCGAACACGCCGCCCAGCGGGCGGTGGAGCTGCTCGGGAGTTTTCGGAGAATGACCCGGCTGTGCCAGAAGGAGCAGGTGGATCTGCTTCTCATTGCCGGGGATCTGTTTGAAGGAACTAATATAGATCCGGCGGTGGTTGCTTCGGTAAAGGAATATTTAGCAGACATTTCCTCCCGGGTTTTTATCGCGCCGGGAAATCATGATTATGCAGCCTTGGATTCTCCGTTCCTGGATCCGGACTGGTCGGACAATGTCCACATCTTCAGGGGAGGATTGGAACGGGTGGATTTGCCGGATCTTCCGGTATCCGTGTACGGAGCCGCCTTTACCGGATCGCGCCAGGAGGAAGTACTGCTGCCGCAATCTGATCCGGACTGTGCCGGCCGGATTCGACTGGGAGTGTTCCACGCGGATGTCGTTGGCACCGGCCAATCCTCCGGATACCACGGAATTCAGCCGGAGCAGATCCGGGCCACGGGACTGGATTACCTGGCGCTGGGGCATATTCACAAATGCAGCGGCATTCAGCGGGTGGGTCATACCACCTGGGCGTACCCGGGCATTCCGGATGGACGGGGTTTCGATGAAACTGGCCGGAAAGGAGTGTATCTGGGTACCGTTCAAGCCGGTGCGGCAGATCTGCAGTTCGAAAGTCTGTCCAGCCGGCAGTATCTGATTGAACCGGTGGATGTTTCAAGCTTCCGGACGGAGGCACAGGCTGAGGCGGCAATTTTAGCCCAGCTGAAGGAACGTCACGGCGACTCCTATGCTGATCATTTTTACCGGATCCGACTGACCGGTCGGGTCGGGCTGGAAACCGTCCTGCCCTGGACCGTCATTGAGAACCGGCTGGCTGAAACCCTCCATTATGTTCAGCTGCAGGACGAGACCCGGATGGAAGTGGACTTTGACAATCTGGCTCAGGAAACTTCACTGCGGGGCATTTTTGTCCGGAAAATGCTGGAAGCGGTAGCGGGCGGCGACGAAGCTCAGAATAACCGGATGCGCCAGGCGTTGGAAGCGGGACTGCGAGCTTTGGAAGGGCAGGTGATTGACTGTGATCATTAA
- a CDS encoding cupin domain-containing protein gives MIETVHSYSLDDEKKVEKIIDADEVMINHMIFPKGAGLPEHFSNSNVYMTILRGTLTLQLGEQEAQHYPQGSIINIPYNTKMNVSNAHDEVMEMFVIKAPNPRVFQAPNN, from the coding sequence ATGATTGAAACAGTTCATTCCTACTCGCTTGATGACGAAAAAAAGGTTGAGAAAATCATTGACGCAGATGAAGTGATGATCAACCACATGATCTTCCCCAAAGGAGCCGGTCTCCCCGAACACTTCTCCAACTCCAATGTCTACATGACGATTCTGCGCGGCACGCTGACTCTCCAGCTGGGTGAACAGGAAGCACAGCATTATCCCCAAGGCAGTATTATCAACATTCCCTACAACACAAAGATGAATGTCAGCAATGCTCATGATGAAGTAATGGAGATGTTCGTTATCAAAGCGCCCAATCCCAGAGTCTTCCAGGCACCGAACAACTAA
- a CDS encoding ISLre2 family transposase: protein MPILTDFNSMFTTLRQGFDSRMASGTLTMDQVVQETHELTDRIAREQIQDYVQVLDERLRNSQLRKKDYTIERRYQTKTIATTAGPVVFGRTYFRDKKTNHHVCLVDRLLGLEPHQRISRELASCLLSSAKDISYQGTVERYASSGITSRTTVMNLVHRLGNIESSEGPLPQKKVASRIYIEADEDHVAMQDGSNQQMRLIYVHEGQQSVGKRRKALMGVRRFAGFYKGNSDELWYEVFDYLNSAYEVDKIEEISLSGDGASWIKMGAQILPRCKLYLDKFHLEKALRQAATPIDSYKGTKDEYYWYLKDAISMDSLEDINTFFESAAGLPLKKTQEKKLGEMQTYLVSNWESIQNAAKSGYQGCSAEGHVSHVLSSRLSSRPMGWSTVGAENIARMRVFVLNGGDLMGYFAAKEKEKKKEARLVRLEKRIVKKSRVYPVKQGSISYATPHFGWYKS, encoded by the coding sequence ATGCCTATCTTAACAGATTTCAACTCAATGTTCACCACTCTCAGACAAGGTTTTGATTCAAGAATGGCAAGCGGTACTCTCACCATGGATCAAGTGGTACAGGAGACTCACGAGCTGACGGATCGGATTGCCCGTGAGCAGATCCAGGATTATGTTCAGGTACTCGATGAGCGCCTGAGGAACTCACAGTTACGGAAAAAAGACTACACCATCGAACGGCGCTATCAAACAAAAACCATCGCTACTACAGCCGGACCTGTGGTCTTTGGCCGGACGTACTTTCGGGATAAAAAGACCAATCACCATGTGTGTCTGGTGGATCGTCTTCTGGGCCTTGAGCCCCATCAGAGAATCAGCCGGGAACTAGCCTCGTGTCTTCTCTCCAGTGCTAAAGATATTTCTTACCAGGGGACGGTGGAGCGCTATGCAAGCAGCGGAATTACCAGCCGCACTACGGTAATGAATCTGGTCCATCGACTGGGGAACATTGAGTCTTCTGAGGGACCCCTGCCTCAGAAAAAAGTGGCATCTCGGATCTATATTGAGGCCGATGAGGATCATGTAGCTATGCAGGACGGTTCCAATCAGCAGATGCGGCTGATCTACGTCCATGAGGGGCAGCAGAGTGTCGGGAAGAGACGCAAGGCCTTAATGGGTGTACGTCGATTTGCAGGCTTCTACAAGGGCAACTCGGATGAACTGTGGTACGAAGTGTTCGATTACCTGAACTCGGCTTATGAAGTGGATAAGATCGAGGAAATCTCCTTATCAGGGGATGGGGCGTCCTGGATCAAGATGGGTGCCCAGATTCTGCCTCGATGCAAGCTCTATCTGGATAAGTTCCACCTGGAAAAGGCCCTGCGCCAGGCGGCAACGCCGATTGATTCCTACAAAGGGACAAAGGATGAATATTACTGGTACCTCAAAGACGCCATCAGCATGGACTCCCTTGAGGACATCAACACATTCTTCGAATCAGCAGCGGGATTGCCGCTTAAAAAGACCCAGGAAAAGAAGTTAGGCGAGATGCAAACCTATCTTGTGTCCAACTGGGAATCGATCCAGAACGCGGCCAAGTCGGGCTATCAGGGCTGCAGTGCGGAAGGGCATGTCAGTCATGTGCTTTCCTCACGGTTATCTTCACGCCCGATGGGGTGGAGCACAGTAGGTGCTGAGAATATAGCGCGCATGCGAGTTTTCGTGCTCAATGGCGGGGATCTCATGGGCTACTTCGCTGCCAAAGAGAAAGAAAAGAAGAAGGAAGCCCGACTTGTGAGGCTGGAAAAACGGATCGTGAAGAAGAGCCGGGTCTACCCAGTAAAACAAGGTTCAATCAGCTATGCAACGCCTCATTTTGGGTGGTATAAATCGTAA
- a CDS encoding AAA family ATPase encodes MIIKEMYLDRFGRFQDYSLTLGQGLQVIHGANEEGKSTLMAFLQMMFYGSSGRGRDVAGNLRKKYRPWDGSPMKGHLIFEADGTTYRLERVFGQSNVTDQVSLFNETTGERIRVKARKEPGVEYLGLGEDAFARSVFISQGASLIRDGAKQEELTQRLLNLVTTGSEEVSYQSALDSMNQARERLVSKNQKNGLLVLARQEVEHLEERRRAAQAEELEKLAAQEELEREQNCRRELIERKAVLDREQKKNEGILRTHQLAAAIDRETRHLELTRQMNALEARLTYSGGRMDRSYLSAADEMLRRIHQNEAKTQSLEENLSARETELEALDSDRTSPLEEPLEELKANEVRQSELEEQLQVTRRQLQELRLYRTAIQKAELLSGQCEETSAEVREAEVELTQLEEQYKVVRVELEEAKQAKEQQRQTQWQKEQEIRQLEEAMARSRLQVGQWQADLSHNAGQISKETPSGSYSNRSRALPALTLSGLAVLLALILGSQVHPGFYGVLILALLFAAWGYRGLPGAADSRGEAGPDEADQLRAMLLNQIDQLEKEQAGSLVQHTALTREVGELTQGYNRSIQRLAEMEARYGATETQLDEVRRRVLGLTSRLSALTREHEELQRELEQFTVKGTKLDELNLLEELDQMQQTGQCLEKRHAELLDLLEARDLTDAIQKVLTSQMSLQRAQQLGREISKLRQELEQLAAQRTEHINDLLTHLQPYRTVKTLEETTGLMQDLTEDLERCQQLSIQREAGEQNRQELEKNHTLEELKLLWSESSADERDAALPDPDDLRDLEHQAEMLTGQIHALDRTLAAREAELREKYRSRENLSQVEERLDQARMNVKGKQEQYEILTLAQTKLTEAFEELQQSFGPLLNDRTGAILRRLTRDKYQNVRVSRSFDIMVEDGNQRQLFEWGYLSGGTVDQAYLALRLAITDLISSPAQPLPLFLDDIFTQYDDARAREGLNFLKEHTCARPVPLQTVLFTCHGRIRDWASLMPEVTVLDLT; translated from the coding sequence GTGATCATTAAAGAAATGTATCTGGACCGGTTCGGCCGGTTCCAGGATTATTCCCTGACGCTGGGTCAGGGCCTGCAGGTGATCCACGGGGCCAATGAAGAAGGCAAAAGCACGCTGATGGCGTTTCTTCAGATGATGTTCTACGGGTCCAGCGGCCGAGGCCGGGATGTCGCGGGCAATTTGCGCAAAAAATACCGCCCCTGGGATGGCAGCCCAATGAAGGGGCACCTGATTTTTGAGGCGGATGGAACCACGTACCGCCTGGAGCGGGTGTTTGGCCAGAGCAATGTCACCGATCAGGTCAGTCTGTTCAACGAAACAACCGGGGAACGGATCCGGGTAAAAGCCAGGAAAGAGCCCGGGGTGGAATATCTCGGACTGGGAGAGGATGCTTTTGCCCGAAGTGTGTTTATCAGTCAGGGAGCCAGCCTGATCCGCGACGGAGCCAAACAGGAGGAACTGACCCAGCGTCTGCTCAATCTGGTAACCACAGGCAGCGAGGAGGTTTCTTACCAGTCAGCGCTGGACTCCATGAATCAGGCCAGAGAACGGCTGGTCAGCAAAAATCAGAAGAACGGACTGCTGGTTCTGGCTCGCCAGGAGGTTGAACACCTGGAGGAGCGCCGCCGAGCCGCGCAGGCCGAAGAACTGGAGAAGCTGGCTGCCCAGGAGGAGCTGGAGCGCGAGCAAAACTGCCGCCGGGAACTGATTGAGCGCAAAGCCGTCCTGGACAGGGAACAGAAGAAAAACGAAGGCATCCTTCGGACCCATCAGCTGGCCGCTGCCATTGACCGGGAAACCCGGCATCTGGAGCTGACCCGGCAGATGAATGCCCTGGAGGCTCGGCTGACATATTCCGGCGGCCGGATGGATCGGAGCTATCTGTCCGCTGCGGATGAGATGCTGCGTCGAATTCATCAGAACGAGGCCAAAACCCAATCGCTGGAAGAAAATCTGTCAGCCCGCGAAACCGAGCTTGAGGCGCTGGATTCGGACCGAACCAGTCCTCTGGAGGAACCGCTGGAAGAGCTGAAAGCCAACGAGGTGCGGCAGTCCGAACTGGAGGAACAGCTTCAGGTGACGCGCCGGCAGCTGCAGGAGCTGCGCCTTTACCGCACAGCCATTCAGAAAGCGGAGCTGCTGTCTGGTCAGTGCGAAGAGACTTCCGCCGAAGTGCGGGAAGCTGAGGTCGAACTGACACAGCTGGAAGAGCAGTACAAGGTTGTGCGCGTTGAACTGGAGGAGGCAAAACAGGCTAAGGAGCAGCAGCGCCAGACTCAGTGGCAGAAAGAGCAGGAAATCAGGCAGCTCGAGGAAGCCATGGCGCGCAGCCGGCTCCAGGTGGGGCAGTGGCAGGCGGATCTCAGTCACAATGCCGGTCAGATCTCGAAGGAAACACCCTCCGGTTCATACAGCAACAGAAGCCGGGCTCTTCCGGCACTGACGCTTTCAGGTCTGGCGGTTCTGCTTGCCCTCATTCTGGGCAGTCAGGTTCACCCGGGATTCTATGGAGTCCTGATCCTGGCATTGCTGTTTGCTGCCTGGGGATATCGCGGGCTTCCGGGAGCGGCTGATTCCCGGGGGGAAGCTGGACCCGATGAGGCAGACCAGCTGCGGGCAATGCTCTTGAATCAGATCGACCAGCTGGAAAAGGAGCAGGCCGGCAGCCTGGTGCAGCACACAGCGCTCACCCGGGAGGTCGGGGAGCTCACACAGGGCTATAACAGGTCAATCCAGCGGCTGGCCGAAATGGAAGCCAGGTATGGTGCAACAGAAACGCAGCTGGACGAAGTCCGGCGCCGTGTCCTGGGACTGACCAGCCGGCTCAGTGCACTGACCCGGGAGCATGAGGAGCTGCAGAGAGAACTGGAGCAGTTCACCGTCAAGGGGACAAAGCTGGATGAACTGAATCTGCTGGAAGAGCTGGATCAGATGCAGCAAACAGGTCAGTGCCTGGAAAAACGACATGCCGAGCTGTTGGATTTGCTGGAGGCCAGAGATCTGACGGATGCGATTCAGAAGGTGCTTACCAGTCAGATGTCGCTCCAGAGAGCACAGCAGCTGGGGCGCGAGATCTCAAAATTAAGGCAGGAACTGGAACAACTGGCCGCACAGCGGACCGAACACATCAACGACCTGCTGACACATCTGCAGCCATACCGCACCGTGAAGACCCTGGAGGAAACCACTGGGCTGATGCAGGATCTGACTGAAGACCTGGAGCGGTGCCAGCAGCTCTCCATTCAGCGGGAAGCCGGTGAACAGAACCGTCAGGAGCTGGAAAAGAACCATACGCTGGAAGAGTTGAAACTTCTTTGGTCAGAATCTTCAGCGGATGAGCGCGATGCCGCCCTGCCGGATCCGGACGATCTCCGGGATCTGGAACATCAGGCGGAGATGCTGACGGGTCAGATCCACGCCCTGGACCGTACGCTGGCGGCAAGAGAAGCGGAACTGCGTGAGAAATACCGATCCCGTGAAAATCTCAGCCAGGTGGAGGAACGACTGGATCAAGCCCGGATGAACGTCAAGGGCAAACAGGAGCAATATGAGATACTGACCCTGGCCCAGACAAAGCTGACAGAAGCCTTTGAGGAGCTGCAGCAAAGCTTCGGACCGCTCCTGAACGATCGCACCGGAGCCATTCTGCGACGGCTGACCCGGGATAAATATCAGAATGTTCGAGTCAGCCGCAGCTTTGATATTATGGTGGAGGATGGGAATCAGCGTCAGCTGTTTGAGTGGGGTTACCTCAGCGGAGGAACCGTGGATCAGGCATACCTGGCCCTCCGGCTCGCCATCACAGATCTCATTTCGTCACCTGCTCAGCCCCTGCCTCTGTTCCTGGATGACATCTTCACCCAGTATGATGATGCAAGAGCCAGAGAGGGGCTGAACTTTCTGAAAGAGCATACCTGCGCCCGACCCGTTCCGCTCCAGACGGTGCTCTTCACCTGCCACGGCCGGATCCGGGACTGGGCCAGTTTGATGCCCGAGGTCACAGTTCTGGACCTGACCTGA
- a CDS encoding PLP-dependent aminotransferase family protein, with protein MLTYHMESRGSLPLYEFLYQKIRQDILTGTLTAHEKLPSKRKLARHLQISVITVENAYAQLVLEGYVYSQEKQGYFVSPLALETTVPIQTMPAGSQSRTDGSTTLRHPPVTEALSYTEFPFSVWARLMRQILTEENKTLLAPTPFHGVTELREAIAWHLFHFRGMTVSPGQIIIGAGTEYLYGRIIQLLGKDLRYAVENPGYPKIARIYQHYGAVCQFIPMDDKGFSVQALTWTGAEVTHVSPSHHYPTGIVMPAGRRFDLLAWAAQHSSRYIIEDDYDSEFRYQGRPIPSLYSMDQSDKVIYINTFSRTISPSIRISYMVLPPPLVERYQSELSFYSCPVPSFEQYTLARFIRQGYFEKHLNRMKTAYRKQRDGLKSALRQAFGSIPHQFIGEDAGLHFLVKVDTKKSETALIRTARASGLNLSFLSEYVHGRSDEYNATLIVDYSRLDPGDLDVTARQMADLFRTSDE; from the coding sequence ATGCTGACTTATCATATGGAATCCCGGGGATCACTTCCCCTCTACGAATTTCTTTATCAAAAAATCCGACAGGACATCCTGACCGGCACCCTGACCGCCCATGAAAAACTCCCATCCAAGCGCAAGCTGGCCCGCCATCTGCAGATCAGCGTCATCACGGTTGAAAATGCCTATGCTCAGCTCGTTCTGGAAGGGTATGTCTACAGTCAGGAGAAGCAGGGTTATTTTGTCAGTCCCCTGGCCCTTGAGACTACAGTCCCGATTCAGACAATGCCTGCCGGATCCCAAAGCCGGACCGATGGTTCGACGACGCTCCGGCACCCGCCAGTGACCGAAGCCCTCAGCTATACGGAATTCCCCTTCTCGGTCTGGGCCCGGCTCATGCGCCAGATCCTGACCGAAGAAAACAAAACCCTGCTTGCTCCGACTCCGTTTCATGGCGTCACAGAACTTCGGGAAGCCATCGCCTGGCACCTGTTCCATTTTCGGGGAATGACCGTTTCTCCCGGACAGATCATCATCGGCGCCGGAACCGAGTACCTCTATGGCCGAATCATTCAGCTCCTGGGCAAGGATCTGCGCTACGCCGTCGAAAATCCCGGATATCCAAAAATTGCCCGCATTTATCAGCATTACGGGGCAGTCTGTCAGTTCATTCCCATGGATGACAAGGGGTTCTCGGTTCAGGCTCTGACCTGGACCGGTGCTGAAGTCACCCATGTGTCCCCTTCGCATCATTATCCGACCGGCATCGTGATGCCAGCGGGGCGCAGATTTGATCTGCTGGCCTGGGCTGCCCAGCACAGCAGCCGGTACATCATCGAAGATGACTACGACTCCGAATTCCGTTACCAGGGCCGGCCCATTCCTTCGCTCTACAGCATGGATCAGTCGGACAAGGTCATTTATATCAACACCTTTTCCCGAACCATTTCACCTTCCATCCGAATCAGCTATATGGTTCTGCCGCCTCCCCTCGTGGAGCGCTATCAATCCGAGCTTTCCTTCTATTCCTGCCCTGTCCCCAGTTTCGAGCAGTACACGCTGGCCCGGTTTATACGCCAGGGTTATTTTGAAAAGCATCTCAACCGCATGAAAACAGCGTACCGCAAACAGCGGGACGGCCTGAAATCTGCTCTGCGCCAAGCCTTTGGCAGCATACCGCATCAATTCATCGGGGAAGACGCCGGCCTCCACTTTCTGGTCAAAGTCGATACCAAAAAATCGGAAACCGCGCTGATTCGGACTGCCCGGGCATCGGGACTGAACCTCAGCTTTCTGTCTGAATACGTCCATGGCCGCTCGGATGAGTACAACGCCACCCTCATTGTTGACTATTCCCGCCTGGATCCTGGGGATCTGGATGTCACCGCCCGCCAGATGGCTGACCTGTTTCGAACCTCAGATGAGTGA
- the pdxS gene encoding pyridoxal 5'-phosphate synthase lyase subunit PdxS: MNNERIGLNKELAQMLKGGVIMDVTTPEQARIAEAAGACAVMALERIPADIRAAGGVSRMSDPKMIREIQDAVSIPVMAKVRIGHFVEAQILEAVEIDFIDESEVLSPADDVYHIDKTAFKAPFVCGARDLGEALRRIAEGASMIRTKGEPGTGDVVQAVRHLRKINSEISRVQAARPDELFEMAKQLMVPLDLIRYVHDHGRLPVVNFAAGGVATPADAALMMQLGAEGVFVGSGIFKSGDPARRAKAIVKAVTNYQDAAMLAELSADLGEAMVGINEQEIEILMAERGK, encoded by the coding sequence ATGAATAACGAACGAATTGGTTTAAACAAGGAACTGGCTCAGATGCTCAAGGGCGGCGTCATCATGGATGTTACAACTCCGGAACAGGCAAGAATTGCCGAGGCAGCCGGAGCCTGCGCTGTCATGGCCCTGGAACGGATTCCGGCGGACATTCGCGCTGCCGGGGGTGTTTCCCGCATGAGTGATCCGAAAATGATCCGGGAGATTCAGGACGCGGTATCCATTCCAGTCATGGCCAAAGTCCGCATCGGTCACTTTGTGGAAGCGCAGATTCTGGAAGCCGTTGAGATTGACTTCATCGATGAAAGTGAAGTACTCTCTCCGGCCGATGATGTTTACCACATTGACAAAACCGCCTTCAAGGCACCGTTTGTCTGCGGCGCGCGGGATCTGGGCGAAGCTCTGCGGCGGATCGCCGAAGGGGCCAGCATGATCCGGACCAAGGGTGAGCCAGGAACGGGCGACGTGGTTCAGGCTGTCCGGCACTTAAGAAAAATCAATTCAGAAATCAGCCGGGTTCAGGCGGCTCGTCCGGATGAACTGTTCGAAATGGCCAAACAGCTGATGGTTCCGCTGGATCTGATCCGTTACGTGCATGATCATGGCCGGCTGCCCGTTGTCAACTTTGCCGCCGGCGGAGTGGCAACTCCCGCGGATGCTGCCCTGATGATGCAGCTGGGAGCGGAAGGCGTCTTCGTTGGTTCAGGGATCTTTAAGTCCGGCGATCCGGCCCGGCGGGCCAAGGCCATTGTCAAGGCCGTGACGAATTATCAGGATGCCGCCATGCTGGCGGAACTGTCCGCTGACCTGGGCGAAGCCATGGTCGGCATCAATGAGCAGGAAATTGAGATTCTTATGGCGGAGCGTGGAAAATAA
- the pdxT gene encoding pyridoxal 5'-phosphate synthase glutaminase subunit PdxT has protein sequence MRVGVLALQGAFAEHRRMLEQRGIESFEIRQLKDLDGPMDGLILPGGESTVMGQLLTELGLMEPLRQKISQGLPVFGTCAGMILLARSITEQALTHFATMDIHVRRNAFGRQLGSFEALGTFSGNTAVPMRFIRAPFIEKVGPETEILSMVQGKIVAARQDSQLVTAFHPELTDDTFVHDYFIEMIRSRQTAS, from the coding sequence ATGAGAGTCGGCGTGCTTGCCCTGCAGGGGGCCTTTGCAGAACATCGCCGGATGCTGGAACAGAGGGGGATTGAAAGCTTTGAAATCCGTCAGCTGAAGGATCTGGACGGTCCCATGGATGGCCTGATCCTGCCGGGCGGGGAAAGCACCGTCATGGGACAGCTTTTAACAGAGCTCGGTCTGATGGAACCTCTGCGGCAGAAGATAAGCCAGGGGCTGCCGGTATTCGGCACCTGTGCCGGCATGATACTTCTCGCCCGTTCCATCACCGAGCAGGCGCTCACCCACTTTGCTACCATGGATATCCATGTTCGCCGCAATGCCTTCGGGCGCCAGCTGGGAAGCTTTGAGGCCCTGGGAACCTTCAGCGGCAATACAGCGGTGCCCATGCGGTTCATCCGCGCCCCGTTCATAGAAAAGGTGGGTCCCGAGACAGAGATTCTTTCCATGGTCCAGGGAAAGATCGTCGCAGCCCGGCAGGACAGCCAGCTGGTTACGGCGTTTCATCCCGAACTGACCGACGACACCTTTGTTCATGATTATTTCATCGAGATGATCCGATCCCGGCAGACAGCCTCCTAG
- a CDS encoding DUF1934 domain-containing protein, with the protein MDKAVIQIRTLLPGESEYIELTSLGNIVREGDKVIVSYAESELTGMDDTQTTIIMDQADVTIRRQGSFTSTLEFSLLEPRQCLYHTPYGTFNVTTHTQEYRVVDDERKMELFLKYGLVIEGESQGSTRIEMVVRPQASRDQ; encoded by the coding sequence ATGGATAAGGCAGTGATTCAGATCAGGACATTGCTTCCGGGAGAGTCAGAATACATCGAGCTGACAAGTCTGGGCAATATTGTGCGGGAAGGGGACAAAGTGATTGTATCCTACGCCGAAAGTGAACTGACCGGAATGGATGATACCCAGACCACCATCATTATGGATCAGGCGGATGTAACGATCCGGCGTCAAGGAAGCTTTACGTCCACGCTGGAGTTTTCGCTGCTTGAGCCCAGGCAGTGCCTCTATCATACGCCCTACGGGACATTCAACGTCACGACCCATACCCAGGAATACCGGGTGGTGGACGACGAACGAAAGATGGAACTGTTCCTGAAATACGGACTGGTCATTGAGGGCGAGTCACAGGGCAGCACCCGCATTGAAATGGTGGTCCGGCCTCAGGCCTCGAGAGATCAGTAA